The proteins below come from a single Chelmon rostratus isolate fCheRos1 chromosome 10, fCheRos1.pri, whole genome shotgun sequence genomic window:
- the pfdn4 gene encoding prefoldin subunit 4: MAATMKGPVAVEDVNVTFEDQLKINKFARNTSRMTELKKEIEAKKKSLQNLQDASDDLMMLDDDSLLIPYQIGDVFVSHTQEETQEMLQSAKEALEQEVRGLEERVSAIQQTLGDLKIQLYAKFGDNINLEAEES, from the exons ATGGCAGCCACCATGAAGGGACCTGTA GCGGTTGAAGACGTGAACGTCACGTTTGAAGACCAGCTGAAGATCAATAAATTCGCCAGGAACACGAGTCGGATGACGGAGCTAAAAAAGGAAATCGAAGCAAAGAAA AAATCGCTGCAGAACTTACAGGATGCCAGCGATGACCTCATGATGTTGGACGACGACTCTCTATTGATCCCTTATCAAATTGGCGACGTCTTCGTCAGTCACACCCAGGAAGAAACACAAGAGATGCTGCAAAGTGCAAAG GAAGCGCTGGAGCAGGAGGTCAGAGGCCTTGAGGAACGAGTGTCAGCGATACAGCAAACGTTGGGTGATCTGAAGATCCAGCTCTATGCCAAGTTTGGTGACAACATTAACCTGGAGGCAGAAGAAAGCTGA
- the LOC121613348 gene encoding N-acetyltransferase family 8 member 3, producing the protein MAQKHDCQVSIREYRPSDEHVVTSLFRSGLLEHVYPAFFKAMGHPDHVGVALSVSMAGYVLGGSSYFQALLFGSAWAGLIYYCCREIYEGYMLRRLSTDMADIRATYLENPDNGFWVAEADVNGQSKVVGMVAVMGRREGEEGERFDDCNGGLMGGGSEIAQDAGDGSYGEVSHVVVAFPWRRRAVGAQLTRKALDFCKERGYTHSVLDVSSPQTAAVSLCQKFGFVQTASHSNTHANRWLSKLARVNVMRMEKLI; encoded by the exons ATGGCCCAGAAACACGACT GTCAGGTCTCCATCAGGGAGTACAGGCCCTCGGATGAACATGTGGTCACGTCGCTCTTTCGCAGCGGGTTGCTCGAACACGTGTACCCGGCTTTCTTCAAGGCCATGGGCCATCCGGACCACGTCGGCGTCGCTCTGAGCGTTTCAATGGCCGGTTATGTGCTGGGGGGCAGCTCCTACTTCCAGGCCTTGCTGTTTGGCAGCGCATGGGCCGGCCTCATTTATTACTGCTGTCGCGAGATCTACGAAGGCTACATGCTGAGGAGGCTGAGCACGGACATGGCTGACATTCGAGCCACCTACCTGGAAAACCCAGATAACGGCTTCTGGGTGGCAGAGGCGGACGTCAACGGCCAGTCCAAGGTGGTGGGGATGGTGGCAGTGATGGGGAGgcgggaaggagaggaaggcgAGAGGTTTGACGACTGCAACGGGGGACTGATGGGAGGAGGCTCAGAGATCGCCCAGGACGCCGGAGACGGGAGCTACGGCGAGGTGTCCCACGTGGTCGTGGCGTTTCCGTGGCGCCGCAGAGCCGTGGGCGCGCAGCTGACGAGGAAGGCCCTCGATTTCTGCAAAGAGCGAGGCTACACCCACAGCGTCCTGGACGTCAGCTCGCCGCAGACGGCGGCCGTTTCCCTTTGCCAAAAATTCGGTTTTGTTCAAACCGCGTCGCACAGTAACACGCACGCTAACCGCTGGCTCTCCAAGCTGGCCAGAGTAAATGTGATGCGAATGGAGAAGCTCATCTGA